In Vibrio hippocampi, the following are encoded in one genomic region:
- a CDS encoding ABC transporter permease subunit produces MNAIPVYNSKWKWLILGLVFSFLYIPILVLIVYSFNEGRLATVWSGFSTKWYGVLFEDKQLMNSVRLSLTIGFLSASTAVVLGTLAAFVLQRLGKFKGETGFAFMITAPLVMPDVITGLSLLLLFISLGQFFDLFAHRGMLTIWIAHVTFCTAYVTVVVSSRLQELDRSIEEAAMDLGASPLKVFFTITLPTVAPALLAGWLLAFTLSLDDLVISSFVSGPSSSTLPLVIFSSVRLGISPKINALASLMVLVVALASFIAWWLMARAEKKRKLEIRASS; encoded by the coding sequence ATGAATGCGATCCCGGTTTATAACAGTAAATGGAAGTGGTTAATATTAGGACTGGTGTTTAGCTTTCTCTATATTCCTATTCTGGTGTTGATTGTTTACTCCTTTAATGAAGGGCGTTTAGCCACTGTGTGGTCGGGCTTTTCTACGAAATGGTACGGTGTGCTTTTTGAAGATAAGCAGCTGATGAACAGTGTCAGGTTGAGTTTAACCATAGGCTTTCTCTCGGCTTCCACTGCGGTGGTGTTAGGGACGTTGGCGGCGTTTGTTTTGCAGCGGCTGGGTAAGTTTAAAGGGGAGACGGGGTTTGCTTTCATGATTACCGCACCCCTTGTGATGCCTGATGTGATTACTGGTCTCTCTTTGTTGCTGCTGTTTATCTCATTAGGGCAGTTTTTTGACCTGTTTGCGCATCGCGGCATGCTGACGATTTGGATTGCCCATGTGACCTTTTGCACAGCGTATGTCACTGTGGTGGTGAGCTCACGACTGCAAGAGTTGGATCGCTCGATAGAAGAAGCCGCAATGGATTTGGGTGCATCGCCGCTCAAGGTGTTCTTTACCATCACGCTCCCAACCGTTGCACCCGCCTTGTTAGCTGGGTGGTTGCTGGCATTCACGCTCTCTTTAGACGATCTGGTGATATCGAGTTTTGTCTCTGGTCCGAGTTCGAGTACCTTACCTTTGGTGATATTTTCTAGTGTTCGTCTGGGCATTAGTCCCAAGATCAATGCGTTAGCGTCGCTGATGGTGCTGGTTGTTGCCTTGGCGTCATTTATCGCTTGGTGGCTGATGGCGCGGGCAGAGAAGAAGCGTAAATTGGAAATCCGCGCCTCATCTTAG
- a CDS encoding ABC transporter permease subunit — protein sequence MKISQTLKQLPIAKYLVISLPYSWLLLFFLAPFLFVLKISLAESEIAIPPYSELFQLVEQQVQLFLNIGNYLFLIEDSLYFESYMLSIKIAFFSTLLCLIIGFPTAWAIVHSSPATRNILLMLIILPSWTSFLLRVYALMGLLNSNGLLNSFLLMLGVIDQPLKILHTDAAIYIGIVYTYLPFMVLPLYTALMKVDYTLVEAAFDLGTRPFGVLVQVLIPLTKAGIIAGSMLVFIPAVGEFVIPELLGGADSILIGRVLWQEFFNNRDWPVASAVAITMLLVLMIPIIWFHHYQKRELEVQS from the coding sequence ATGAAGATATCTCAAACCTTAAAACAACTGCCCATCGCCAAATACTTGGTGATCTCCCTGCCTTATAGTTGGCTGCTGCTGTTCTTCCTTGCCCCGTTCTTGTTCGTATTAAAAATTAGCTTAGCGGAATCGGAGATTGCGATTCCCCCTTATTCCGAACTATTTCAATTAGTTGAGCAACAAGTACAGCTGTTTCTTAATATCGGCAACTATCTGTTTCTGATTGAAGATAGCCTCTATTTCGAATCTTATATGTTGTCGATAAAGATCGCTTTCTTCTCTACCTTACTCTGTTTGATCATCGGCTTTCCCACGGCTTGGGCCATTGTTCACTCGTCGCCAGCGACGCGGAATATTCTATTGATGCTTATCATCCTTCCTTCTTGGACCAGTTTTTTGCTGCGTGTTTACGCCTTAATGGGTCTACTCAATTCGAATGGATTGTTGAATAGCTTTTTGCTGATGTTGGGGGTCATTGACCAGCCGTTGAAGATTTTGCACACCGACGCTGCTATCTATATCGGTATCGTTTACACCTATTTACCTTTCATGGTTTTGCCTTTGTATACCGCGTTGATGAAGGTGGATTACACCTTGGTTGAAGCTGCTTTTGATTTGGGCACGCGTCCATTTGGTGTTCTGGTGCAGGTGCTGATCCCGTTAACTAAGGCGGGCATCATTGCCGGCTCTATGCTGGTGTTTATTCCGGCGGTGGGTGAGTTTGTGATACCTGAACTGTTAGGCGGGGCGGATTCAATACTCATTGGTCGAGTGCTGTGGCAAGAGTTCTTCAATAACCGCGACTGGCCAGTGGCGTCGGCGGTGGCGATCACTATGCTGTTGGTGCTTATGATCCCGATCATTTGGTTCCACCATTATCAGAAGCGTGAGTTGGAGGTGCAGTCATGA
- a CDS encoding cupin domain-containing protein yields the protein MDVGEQLKSIRTMKGISQRELAKRSGVTNAMISQIENNQVNPSVGSLKKILDAMSISMGDFFTVDIKAEDKIFFNRDELVDIGDSQISMLLVGSKTKHRQLALLRETYPPGADTGTDFMQHEGEESGIVLRGEIEITVGNQKQVLKAGDSYYFSTHLPHRFRNVGKIECELISAATPPTF from the coding sequence ATGGATGTCGGTGAGCAACTCAAGAGTATTCGTACCATGAAGGGTATTTCCCAGCGTGAACTGGCTAAGCGCAGTGGGGTGACGAATGCGATGATCTCTCAGATTGAGAATAATCAGGTTAATCCGTCGGTGGGATCGCTGAAAAAAATATTGGATGCGATGTCCATCTCTATGGGGGACTTCTTTACCGTTGATATTAAGGCGGAAGATAAAATATTTTTCAATCGTGACGAGTTGGTGGATATTGGCGATAGTCAAATCAGCATGTTGCTGGTCGGCAGTAAAACCAAACACCGACAACTGGCGCTGCTACGAGAAACCTACCCTCCTGGCGCGGATACCGGGACGGACTTTATGCAGCACGAAGGCGAGGAGAGCGGCATCGTGCTCAGGGGAGAAATAGAGATCACGGTGGGTAATCAGAAGCAAGTATTAAAGGCGGGGGATTCTTACTATTTCTCAACCCACCTCCCACACCGCTTTCGCAATGTAGGCAAAATAGAGTGTGAACTGATCAGCGCTGCCACGCCTCCTACGTTCTAG
- a CDS encoding glutamine synthetase family protein has protein sequence MDMIKEWILENRITEVECLVPDITGNARGKIIPAHKFLRDKGMKLPESLFFQTITGDWPDDDEMIDLTDSDMNLKPDEKSIRFVPWAKEPTAQVIHDCFVGDDEYVDIAPRSVLRRVLQLYKDKGLTPIVAPELEFYLVKKNIDEDFPLEPPIGRNGRPETARQSFSIDAVNEFDPLFEEMYDFCDAQKLDVDTLVHESGAAQMEINFDHGDALELADQAFLFKRTVRETALRHDVYATFMAKPMQHEPGSSMHIHQSMLDREGKNIFSNADGSNSQALLHYIGGLQTFAPASIAFMAPNVNSYRRLIFGECAPGNLEWGEDNRTVGIRVPASDAKARRVENRYAGADVNPYLAMAVSLACGYLGLVNEIEPRDKVTTDISGSPYSLPHTLEEALSILEQCVELREILGERFVSAYVSIKRKEYETFFQVISSWEREFLLLNV, from the coding sequence ATGGATATGATCAAGGAATGGATCTTAGAGAATAGAATTACAGAGGTAGAGTGCTTGGTTCCGGATATTACCGGTAATGCCAGAGGTAAAATTATACCCGCACACAAGTTTCTACGTGATAAGGGGATGAAGCTGCCCGAAAGCTTATTCTTTCAAACCATCACAGGGGACTGGCCTGACGACGATGAGATGATTGATCTCACTGATAGTGATATGAATCTCAAACCCGATGAAAAAAGTATCCGATTTGTCCCTTGGGCGAAAGAGCCTACCGCACAAGTCATTCACGACTGCTTCGTTGGCGACGATGAATATGTCGATATCGCCCCAAGAAGTGTGCTTCGCAGAGTATTGCAACTCTATAAGGACAAGGGGTTAACCCCAATTGTCGCACCCGAACTGGAATTCTATCTGGTCAAAAAAAATATTGATGAAGACTTTCCCCTAGAGCCACCAATCGGTCGTAACGGTCGTCCGGAAACCGCCAGACAGTCTTTTAGCATTGATGCCGTGAACGAATTTGATCCCCTTTTTGAAGAGATGTATGACTTTTGTGATGCACAAAAGTTGGACGTCGACACCTTAGTTCATGAGTCAGGCGCGGCCCAAATGGAGATTAACTTCGACCACGGCGATGCCCTTGAGTTAGCCGATCAGGCGTTTCTATTCAAACGAACCGTGCGTGAAACTGCCTTGAGGCATGATGTTTACGCCACCTTTATGGCTAAGCCTATGCAGCACGAACCCGGTTCATCAATGCATATTCACCAAAGCATGTTGGATCGAGAAGGCAAGAACATTTTTAGTAACGCCGATGGCAGCAACAGCCAAGCATTGCTGCACTACATCGGAGGGCTACAAACATTTGCCCCCGCCAGTATTGCCTTTATGGCACCGAATGTGAATTCCTACCGACGCTTGATTTTTGGTGAGTGCGCACCGGGTAACCTTGAGTGGGGAGAGGATAATCGCACGGTCGGCATCCGAGTTCCGGCCTCCGATGCCAAGGCGCGACGGGTTGAAAACCGTTATGCCGGCGCGGATGTAAATCCCTACTTGGCCATGGCCGTCTCACTGGCGTGTGGCTACCTTGGCTTAGTCAATGAAATTGAACCACGTGACAAAGTCACCACAGACATCAGCGGTTCCCCTTACAGCTTACCTCACACCTTAGAAGAGGCATTGTCCATCTTAGAGCAGTGTGTGGAACTGAGAGAGATCCTTGGCGAGCGTTTCGTGTCGGCATACGTCTCGATTAAACGCAAAGAATATGAAACCTTTTTCCAAGTCATCAGCTCCTGGGAGCGGGAGTTTTTGTTGCTTAATGTTTAA
- a CDS encoding extracellular solute-binding protein: MRNGTPVKGLLLAITSALFVASATAEEEKILNVYNWSDYIAEDTIKGFEQETGIKVVYDVFDSNEVLEAKILSGQTGYDLVVPSNDFLARQAQAGAFMPLDKAKLTNYGNLDPKLMQVLAQTADPDNTYAVPYLWGTTGIGYNVEKVQQILGDSAPVDSLDLVFKPENMQKLEQCGVAFLNAPTEIFAAALQYIGKDPNSKTADDYKQALALLSEIRPYITYFNSSKYINDLANGDVCVAVGWSGDVLQAAARAEEANNGIEVAYSIPKEGAQAWFDLMAIPRDAKHPENAMAFINYLLRPKVIAGISNYVWYANPNVPSKQFIDAEVLNNPGIYPPEATASKLYSAEVKPKKIDRVITRSWTDFIKN, from the coding sequence ATGAGAAATGGAACCCCTGTAAAAGGGCTTTTACTGGCAATAACAAGTGCACTGTTTGTTGCCTCTGCGACTGCGGAAGAGGAGAAAATCCTTAACGTATACAACTGGTCAGATTATATCGCCGAAGACACCATTAAAGGCTTTGAACAAGAGACTGGGATCAAGGTGGTTTATGATGTATTTGATTCCAATGAGGTACTCGAAGCCAAGATACTATCTGGTCAAACGGGCTATGACTTGGTGGTGCCATCGAATGACTTTTTGGCGCGCCAAGCACAAGCGGGTGCTTTTATGCCTTTGGACAAGGCCAAGCTGACCAACTATGGCAACCTTGATCCAAAACTGATGCAAGTCTTGGCGCAAACGGCCGATCCTGACAACACTTATGCCGTTCCCTATCTTTGGGGCACAACGGGTATTGGCTATAACGTAGAAAAAGTGCAACAGATATTGGGCGACTCAGCTCCTGTTGATAGCTTGGATCTGGTATTTAAACCAGAAAACATGCAGAAGCTAGAGCAGTGTGGTGTCGCCTTCCTCAACGCACCAACAGAAATTTTTGCCGCTGCGCTTCAGTATATTGGCAAAGATCCTAACTCAAAAACCGCGGATGATTATAAGCAAGCACTTGCGCTGCTGAGTGAAATTAGACCCTATATTACCTATTTCAACTCTTCAAAATATATCAATGATTTAGCGAATGGTGACGTGTGTGTTGCCGTCGGTTGGTCTGGTGATGTGTTACAGGCGGCCGCCCGTGCAGAAGAAGCGAACAATGGTATTGAAGTGGCGTACTCGATCCCTAAAGAAGGGGCTCAGGCTTGGTTTGATTTAATGGCGATTCCAAGAGATGCCAAGCACCCAGAAAACGCTATGGCGTTCATTAACTATCTGCTACGACCAAAAGTCATTGCGGGTATCAGTAACTATGTTTGGTACGCCAACCCCAATGTCCCGTCAAAACAATTTATTGATGCGGAAGTCTTGAATAATCCGGGTATCTATCCACCGGAAGCGACGGCAAGCAAGCTGTATAGCGCTGAGGTGAAGCCCAAAAAGATTGACCGTGTGATTACCCGCTCATGGACCGACTTTATTAAGAACTAA
- the potA gene encoding polyamine ABC transporter ATP-binding protein: MTVIALEAEGELAPPNVETPIKTASKANRRPLLQIKGLTKSFDGHTAVDNIDLDIHQGEICALVGASGCGKSTLLRMLAGFEKPDGGEILLNGESLTSIPPYRRPVNMMFQSYALFPHMTVFNNIAYGLKQQENLSKPEIRKTVQELLELVDLTEYANRKPHQLSGGQRQRVALARSLAKKPVLLLLDEPMGALDKNLREKMQLEIVDILERVGVTCVMVTHDQEEAMTMADRIAIMNKGQFVQIGSPNSIYESPNSRYSAEFIGSVNIFEGTLNKTSQNHSSIQCDDLDKPILFDHAVTATPGTQLMVAVRPEKMFLCTESLSTGNSCAGVVEDIAYIGSQSIYHVRLASGKLVTASVQNVSRKGENLPTWNDPVSLFWEMDSGVVLTI, encoded by the coding sequence ATGACAGTGATTGCATTGGAAGCGGAGGGAGAGCTAGCCCCGCCGAACGTTGAAACCCCGATCAAGACCGCGTCAAAGGCCAATAGACGACCTTTGTTGCAAATAAAAGGATTGACCAAATCCTTTGATGGGCATACCGCTGTCGACAACATCGACTTGGATATCCATCAAGGTGAAATATGTGCCCTCGTAGGCGCATCGGGCTGTGGTAAGTCGACCTTACTGCGTATGCTCGCCGGCTTCGAAAAGCCAGACGGTGGCGAGATCCTTCTCAATGGCGAAAGCCTAACGTCCATTCCTCCCTACCGCCGTCCCGTCAATATGATGTTTCAATCCTATGCTCTGTTTCCTCATATGACGGTGTTCAATAATATCGCTTACGGGTTAAAGCAGCAGGAAAATTTATCGAAGCCGGAGATCCGCAAAACGGTGCAAGAGCTGCTTGAATTGGTCGACCTCACTGAATACGCCAATCGTAAACCTCATCAACTGTCCGGTGGTCAGCGACAGCGGGTAGCCCTCGCGAGAAGTCTCGCTAAAAAGCCAGTGCTGCTTTTGCTTGATGAGCCGATGGGTGCGCTGGATAAAAATCTAAGAGAAAAGATGCAGCTAGAGATTGTCGATATTCTTGAGCGTGTTGGTGTCACCTGTGTGATGGTGACTCATGACCAAGAAGAGGCAATGACTATGGCGGATCGCATCGCGATCATGAATAAGGGGCAATTTGTCCAGATAGGCTCACCTAATTCCATCTACGAGTCGCCCAACTCTCGCTACAGTGCCGAGTTTATTGGTTCGGTGAATATTTTTGAGGGTACTCTGAATAAGACGTCGCAAAATCACTCGTCTATCCAATGTGATGATCTCGACAAACCGATCCTTTTCGACCATGCAGTGACGGCAACACCGGGCACGCAACTCATGGTCGCGGTGCGCCCAGAAAAGATGTTTCTCTGCACCGAATCGCTCAGTACAGGCAACAGCTGTGCTGGGGTAGTGGAAGATATCGCCTATATTGGCAGCCAGTCGATTTATCACGTTAGGCTAGCGAGCGGTAAATTAGTTACGGCTTCGGTGCAGAATGTCAGTCGTAAAGGTGAAAACTTACCGACATGGAACGACCCTGTGAGTCTGTTTTGGGAAATGGATAGTGGCGTGGTGTTAACAATATGA
- a CDS encoding glutamine synthetase family protein — MSAERKPWVTSADLNQAYDFIESHPDITSIDLILFDINGKERGKRIPVSSLPKVYESGVCMPASVFALDIKGETIEETGLGFDQGDSDRICRIVPGSLQPIPWKPGVAQAVLTMCNRQQSDGFFADPRLVLTKQLQDLQQQGFNPCVAVEYEFYLQDLHPDEQGNPQPPIMPLSQTRMAQTQVYSLDELDEFKSFIDEVIEVCQQQGIPASNISAEYAPGQFEVNLKHSSDVVAACDQSMLMKRVIRAIAKKHGFCANFMAKPYSEYSGNGCHIHVSLLDNDGNNIFSDQPEVFQHAIAGILKYMSETMAILAPNANSYRRFQPNMFVSMQPNWGWDNRTVALRVPSDTEENRRVEHRVAGADCNPYLVVGVILASILEGVQQQLQAPQAIDGNGFELPLDNPFPLSWPQALEQFDASKVLERHLSANFCRVYHANKYSEQLAFATNITPLEYEWYQ; from the coding sequence ATGAGTGCAGAACGCAAACCTTGGGTCACGAGTGCTGACCTAAATCAAGCCTACGATTTTATTGAAAGCCATCCCGATATCACCAGCATTGACCTAATATTATTCGATATCAACGGCAAAGAGCGCGGCAAACGCATCCCCGTCTCTTCACTGCCCAAGGTGTATGAGTCAGGCGTCTGTATGCCTGCGTCGGTGTTCGCCCTTGATATCAAAGGCGAAACCATAGAAGAGACCGGACTCGGTTTTGACCAAGGCGATTCCGACCGAATTTGTCGCATTGTTCCCGGATCACTCCAGCCTATTCCTTGGAAACCGGGTGTCGCCCAAGCGGTACTGACCATGTGCAATCGACAACAGAGTGATGGCTTTTTCGCCGACCCTCGACTGGTGTTAACCAAACAGTTACAAGACCTGCAACAGCAAGGCTTCAATCCCTGCGTAGCAGTTGAATATGAGTTCTACTTGCAAGATCTCCATCCAGATGAACAAGGGAATCCTCAGCCCCCCATCATGCCACTAAGTCAAACCCGAATGGCGCAGACACAGGTCTACTCCTTAGATGAGTTGGATGAATTTAAAAGCTTTATTGATGAGGTTATTGAGGTATGTCAGCAGCAAGGGATCCCAGCTTCTAATATCAGCGCCGAATACGCCCCGGGGCAGTTTGAGGTCAACCTCAAACACAGTAGTGATGTCGTCGCGGCCTGCGATCAATCGATGTTAATGAAGCGGGTGATTCGTGCTATCGCCAAAAAACATGGATTCTGCGCCAACTTTATGGCCAAACCCTACAGCGAATACTCGGGTAACGGCTGCCATATCCATGTCAGCCTATTAGATAATGATGGCAACAATATTTTCAGTGACCAGCCGGAAGTGTTTCAACACGCCATCGCTGGCATTTTAAAATATATGTCAGAAACAATGGCGATCTTAGCACCTAATGCCAACTCCTATCGCCGCTTTCAACCCAACATGTTTGTTTCTATGCAACCCAATTGGGGCTGGGACAACCGAACCGTTGCATTGCGAGTGCCTTCCGATACCGAAGAAAACCGCCGAGTCGAACATCGTGTCGCCGGTGCGGATTGTAACCCCTACCTCGTGGTTGGCGTGATTCTGGCCTCAATTTTAGAAGGGGTACAACAGCAACTCCAAGCGCCACAAGCAATCGATGGTAACGGCTTTGAGCTTCCGCTCGATAATCCGTTTCCTCTCTCTTGGCCACAGGCGTTGGAGCAGTTTGATGCCAGCAAAGTCTTAGAGCGTCACCTATCAGCTAATTTTTGTCGTGTCTACCACGCCAACAAATACAGTGAACAACTCGCTTTCGCGACCAACATTACCCCTTTGGAATACGAGTGGTACCAATAA
- a CDS encoding PLP-dependent aminotransferase family protein: MSKGFREVDAYQARITRDGMRNDLVQNYTESDHSAPYWLDVLTEAEQGSSDFVGDDTERVFPFVCDHFDPKDQPSYQLYRCHRDVVSSDMISQTSVDKLQRELVEQIRGQLNSQYRINVSSEQILLTQGREQALTLLADELVSESSVVALENPGRAVYQTVFQQSKAQVQWVDVDQDGLTIGDALNGSNIVCVTPSSHYPTSVTMSLNRRQALLEQASEQGFYIIEDMCETDTHFLDQALPLLHRLDAHDRVISVGCLSSSTAPQLDVGYILAPKEMIARLSDRQPTTDCNALSMAITTQFLALGYYDNHIRRVRHTMEQKWLAMLSALECHMPDYPYYATPGSTCFLLTLPQTLDCHTLITRAAMEGIVLQADNVRLNSASGQPRVVLGFGAINIDDIEAGIMKLKPLITTLCQPM; encoded by the coding sequence ATGAGCAAGGGATTTAGAGAAGTAGACGCTTATCAAGCAAGAATTACTCGCGATGGAATGCGAAACGATTTGGTGCAAAATTATACAGAAAGCGATCATTCTGCACCTTATTGGTTAGATGTTCTGACAGAAGCGGAGCAGGGTTCGAGTGATTTTGTAGGGGATGATACGGAGCGGGTTTTTCCGTTTGTTTGTGATCACTTTGACCCTAAGGATCAGCCCAGCTATCAGTTATACCGTTGTCATCGTGATGTCGTGTCTTCAGACATGATCTCGCAAACGTCTGTCGATAAGTTGCAACGCGAGCTGGTTGAGCAAATACGTGGGCAACTCAATTCACAATACCGAATTAACGTGTCGAGTGAGCAGATATTATTGACACAGGGACGAGAACAAGCACTCACCTTACTCGCCGATGAACTGGTTTCAGAGTCTAGTGTGGTTGCTTTGGAAAACCCCGGTAGAGCCGTCTATCAAACGGTTTTTCAGCAGTCGAAGGCACAAGTGCAATGGGTTGACGTGGACCAAGATGGCTTAACTATAGGCGATGCGCTTAATGGTAGCAATATCGTCTGTGTAACCCCAAGCAGTCATTATCCCACCAGTGTGACGATGTCTTTGAATAGACGCCAAGCTCTGCTTGAACAGGCTAGCGAGCAAGGTTTTTATATTATTGAGGACATGTGTGAGACCGATACTCACTTCTTAGACCAAGCCCTGCCGCTATTACATCGCCTAGATGCCCATGACCGAGTGATATCAGTGGGCTGTTTATCCTCCTCGACTGCCCCGCAATTGGACGTGGGTTATATCCTCGCTCCAAAAGAGATGATAGCGAGGCTCAGTGATCGCCAACCGACAACGGATTGCAATGCCTTATCAATGGCCATTACCACGCAATTTTTAGCATTAGGATATTATGACAACCATATTCGCAGAGTAAGACACACCATGGAGCAGAAGTGGTTGGCTATGCTCAGTGCGCTGGAATGTCATATGCCCGATTACCCATACTATGCCACGCCCGGAAGCACTTGCTTCTTGCTCACGCTTCCTCAAACCCTAGATTGTCATACGTTGATCACACGAGCGGCGATGGAGGGCATCGTGCTGCAGGCGGATAACGTTCGCTTGAACTCGGCGTCGGGTCAACCCAGAGTCGTGTTAGGGTTTGGTGCGATCAATATTGACGATATTGAGGCGGGCATCATGAAACTGAAGCCGTTAATTACCACACTTTGTCAACCCATGTAG
- a CDS encoding aspartate aminotransferase family protein, with protein MSSLVEYDANHCFHPFSNYQELNSQGARMIERGEGIYIYDDAGNEILDAMSGLWCTNLGYSCQPLIDAATTQMQSLPYYNLFFQTTHPPAAELAKLLAEVTPDGMNHVFFTGSGSECNDTVIRMVRYYWNAKGQSSKKTIISRKNAYHGSTIAGASLGGMGLMHKQTGCVVPDIVHIDQPYAFEECLDGDLQAFGLERAQQLEQKILELGEANVAAFIAEPIQGAGGVIIPPESYWPEIQRICDKYDILLIADEVICGFGRTGEWFASDTYNIRPDLLCMAKGITSGYLPLGGVMVREQVADVLKSANSEFAHGFTYSGHPVACAVAIANIKQMQSRQIIPNLQQSIAPYFAEKWSELMHHPLVGEARVKGLVAAIEIVQDKTTKQRYDESLQVGMLCRENCIKSGLVMRAVGDTMIVSPPLIITLEEIDLLVERAKQALDLTMASL; from the coding sequence ATGAGTTCACTTGTTGAGTATGATGCGAATCATTGCTTTCACCCGTTTAGTAATTACCAAGAATTAAACAGTCAAGGCGCTCGCATGATAGAGCGAGGCGAAGGCATCTATATCTATGACGATGCAGGCAATGAGATCCTCGATGCCATGTCTGGGCTATGGTGCACGAATCTGGGGTATAGCTGTCAGCCTCTCATCGACGCCGCAACGACGCAAATGCAATCGCTGCCTTACTACAATTTGTTTTTCCAAACCACGCATCCACCGGCTGCCGAGTTGGCTAAGTTGCTGGCAGAGGTGACACCTGACGGGATGAACCATGTGTTCTTTACTGGTTCTGGCTCAGAGTGCAATGACACCGTGATTCGCATGGTTCGTTATTACTGGAATGCGAAAGGACAGTCGAGCAAGAAGACCATCATTAGCCGAAAAAATGCCTACCATGGCAGCACCATCGCGGGCGCAAGCTTAGGCGGTATGGGCTTGATGCATAAACAGACGGGTTGTGTGGTGCCGGATATTGTCCATATCGATCAGCCTTATGCCTTTGAAGAGTGCCTTGACGGCGACCTTCAAGCCTTCGGTCTTGAGCGAGCCCAGCAACTAGAACAGAAAATCCTTGAGCTTGGTGAAGCCAACGTCGCCGCTTTCATCGCGGAACCGATCCAAGGGGCGGGTGGGGTGATTATTCCTCCTGAAAGTTATTGGCCAGAAATCCAAAGGATCTGCGATAAATACGACATCTTGTTGATCGCCGACGAAGTGATCTGTGGGTTTGGGCGCACCGGAGAGTGGTTCGCCAGTGATACCTATAACATTCGACCCGACTTGCTTTGTATGGCAAAGGGCATCACTTCCGGCTATTTGCCACTTGGCGGTGTCATGGTTCGCGAGCAGGTCGCAGACGTGTTGAAGTCTGCCAATTCCGAGTTTGCACATGGCTTTACTTACTCTGGTCATCCTGTTGCCTGCGCGGTGGCCATCGCCAACATTAAGCAGATGCAGTCGCGTCAAATTATCCCCAACTTGCAACAGAGCATCGCCCCTTACTTTGCAGAAAAATGGAGTGAACTGATGCACCACCCATTGGTTGGAGAAGCGCGGGTTAAAGGGTTGGTGGCGGCGATTGAAATCGTACAGGACAAAACGACCAAACAGCGCTACGACGAATCACTGCAAGTGGGCATGTTATGTCGTGAAAACTGTATCAAGAGTGGGCTAGTCATGCGAGCTGTGGGTGACACTATGATTGTCTCCCCGCCGCTGATTATCACTCTGGAAGAAATTGATTTGCTCGTTGAACGAGCGAAGCAAGCACTCGACCTGACGATGGCGTCTTTATAG